One stretch of Halichoerus grypus chromosome 8, mHalGry1.hap1.1, whole genome shotgun sequence DNA includes these proteins:
- the NDN gene encoding necdin, with translation MSEQSKDVCDPNSAAEASNSEVHSSLGVPGGLSPPASQAATLAGPESPPLGPTDAPLASPPPQAPSEEGDPKALQQAAEEGRAHQAPSAAQPGPAPPAPAQLVQKAHELMWYVLVKDQKRMIIWFPDMVKDVIGSYKKWCRSILRRTSLILARVFGLHLRLTSLHTMEFSLVKALEPEELDRVALSNRMPMTGLLLMILSLIYVKGRGARESAVWNVLRILGLRPWKKHSTFGDVRKLITEEFVQQNYLKYQRVPHVEPPEYEFFWGSRASREITKMQIMEFLARVFKKDPQAWPSRYREALEEARALREADPTAHCPRSSVSED, from the coding sequence ATGTCCGAACAAAGTAAGGATGTGTGCGACCCCAACTCTGCAGCCGAGGCCTCCAACTCCGAGGTGCACAGCAGTCTTGGGGTTCCCGGGGGGCTCTCCCCGCCCGCGTCTCAGGCCGCGACCCTCGCAGGGCCAGAGAGCCCTCCTTTAGGCCCGACCGACGCCCCTCTGGCCTCGCCTCCGCCCCAGGCCCCAAGCGAAGAGGGAGACCCGAAGGCCCTGCAGCAGGCCGCGGAGGAAGGCCGCGCCCACCAGGCCCCGAGCGCGGCCCAGCCCGGCCCAGCGCCGCCAGCCCCGGCCCAGCTGGTGCAGAAGGCGCACGAGCTCATGTGGTACGTGTTGGTCAAGGACCAGAAGAGAATGATCATCTGGTTCCCAGACATGGTGAAGGATGTCATCGGCAGTTACAAGAAATGGTGCAGAAGCATTCTCAGGCGCACCAGCCTCATCCTCGCACGAGTGTTCGGGCTACACCTGAGGCTGACTAGCCTGCACACGATGGAGTTTTCGCTCGTTAAAGCGCTTGAGCCAGAGGAGCTGGACAGGGTGGCGCTGAGCAACCGCATGCCCATGACAGGCCTCCTGCTGATGATCCTGAGCCTCATCTATGTGAAGGGTCGCGGCGCCAGAGAGAGTGCCGTCTGGAACGTGCTGCGCATCCTGGGGCTGCGGCCCTGGAAGAAACACTCCACCTTTGGAGATGTGAGAAAGCTCATCACCGAGGAGTTCGTCCAACAGAATTACCTGAAGTACCAGCGCGTACCCCACGTTGAGCCACCTGAGTACGAGTTCTTCTGGGGTTCCCGTGCCAGCCGTGAAATCACCAAGATGCAAATCATGGAGTTCCTGGCCAGGGTCTTTAAGAAAgacccccaggcctggccctcccGATACAGAGAAGCTCTGGAGGAGGCCAGAGCTCTGCGGGAGGCTGATCCCACTGCCCACTGC